In Desulfuromonas sp. KJ2020, a single window of DNA contains:
- the hcp gene encoding hydroxylamine reductase: MFCYQCEQAANGGCTVIGVCGKKPDVAALQDLLVYTLKGVAFWADKARVQGKKDQEIDRFMIDGLFTTVTNVDFDAEAVSQLVTEGVRLRDKARTLAGQVDGTIPAAAQNWTLPAAIDEQVKLGQLHGVKDYTVNEDVHSVRELITYGLKGYAAYADHARILGKESDEIYAFTHKALAALLDDSLDLTTNVGLALETGRINYVTMELLNQAHVEAYGHPVPTPVQLGTKAGKAILVSGHDLKFLEELLKQTEGTGVNIYTHGEMLPAHGYPGLKKYAHLVGNFGGAWQDQHKEFAQFPGAIIFNTNCIQRPAESYKDRLFTWGLVQWPGVKHVDGWDFSEVIKKAQACDGFEDNPGQEILTGFGHNAILGVADKVIEAVKGGDIKHFFLVGGCDGAKSGRNYYTEFAEKAPKDTVILTLACGKYRFNKLDLGDIGGIPRLLDVGQCNDAYSAIQVAVALANAFECGVNDLPLSLVLSWYEQKAVAILLTLLHLGIKNIKIGPSLPAFVTPNVLNFLVENYNIGPITTAEEDLKAILG; this comes from the coding sequence ATGTTCTGTTACCAGTGTGAACAGGCCGCCAATGGAGGCTGCACCGTCATCGGCGTCTGCGGCAAGAAGCCCGACGTCGCCGCCCTGCAGGACCTGCTCGTCTACACCCTCAAAGGGGTGGCCTTCTGGGCCGACAAAGCCCGCGTTCAGGGCAAGAAGGATCAGGAGATCGACCGCTTCATGATCGACGGCCTCTTCACCACCGTCACCAACGTCGACTTCGATGCCGAAGCCGTCTCCCAACTGGTGACCGAGGGCGTTCGTCTGCGCGACAAGGCCCGTACTCTCGCCGGCCAGGTCGATGGCACCATTCCCGCCGCCGCCCAGAACTGGACTCTGCCCGCTGCCATCGACGAGCAGGTCAAACTCGGCCAGCTGCACGGCGTCAAGGATTACACCGTCAACGAGGACGTTCACAGCGTCCGTGAACTGATCACCTACGGCCTCAAGGGCTACGCCGCCTATGCCGATCATGCCCGCATCCTCGGCAAGGAGTCGGATGAGATCTACGCCTTCACCCACAAGGCCCTGGCCGCCCTGCTCGACGACAGCCTCGACCTCACCACCAACGTCGGCCTGGCCCTGGAGACCGGTCGCATCAACTATGTCACCATGGAATTGCTCAACCAGGCCCATGTGGAGGCCTACGGCCATCCCGTGCCGACCCCGGTCCAGCTCGGCACCAAGGCCGGCAAGGCCATCCTGGTTTCCGGCCACGATCTGAAGTTCCTCGAAGAGCTGCTCAAGCAGACCGAAGGGACCGGCGTCAACATCTACACCCACGGCGAGATGCTGCCCGCTCACGGCTACCCCGGCCTGAAGAAGTACGCGCACCTGGTCGGCAACTTCGGCGGCGCCTGGCAGGACCAGCATAAAGAGTTCGCCCAGTTCCCCGGCGCCATCATCTTCAACACCAACTGCATCCAGAGACCGGCCGAGAGCTACAAGGACCGCCTCTTCACCTGGGGTCTGGTTCAGTGGCCCGGCGTCAAGCACGTCGACGGCTGGGATTTCTCGGAAGTGATCAAGAAGGCACAGGCGTGTGACGGTTTCGAGGACAACCCCGGTCAGGAAATCCTCACCGGTTTCGGTCACAACGCCATCCTCGGCGTCGCCGACAAGGTCATCGAGGCCGTCAAGGGCGGTGACATCAAGCACTTCTTCCTGGTCGGCGGCTGCGACGGCGCCAAGTCGGGTCGAAACTACTACACCGAGTTTGCCGAGAAGGCCCCCAAGGACACCGTCATCCTGACTCTGGCCTGCGGCAAGTACCGCTTCAACAAGCTCGACCTCGGCGACATCGGCGGCATTCCCCGTCTGCTCGACGTCGGTCAGTGCAACGACGCCTACAGCGCCATCCAGGTCGCCGTGGCCCTGGCCAACGCCTTCGAGTGCGGCGTCAATGACCTGCCCCTGTCCCTGGTACTTTCCTGGTACGAGCAGAAGGCCGTGGCCATCCTGCTGACCCTGCTGCACCTGGGCATCAAGAACATCAAGATTGGCCCCAGCCTGCCGGCTTTCGTGACGCCGAACGTGCTGAACTTCCTGGTCGAGAACTACAACATCGGCCCCATCACCACGGCCGAGGAAGACCTCAAAGCCATTCTTGGATAG
- a CDS encoding DUF3820 family protein yields the protein MSPDANPDQAPPKPSFDHQELLELAAMRMPFGKYAGWRLIDLPEPYVVWMAGQGFPAGLLGRRLRAVYEIKVNGLEFLFEPLR from the coding sequence TTGTCTCCAGACGCCAATCCCGACCAGGCCCCTCCCAAACCCTCTTTCGACCACCAGGAACTCCTGGAACTGGCGGCCATGCGCATGCCTTTCGGCAAGTATGCCGGCTGGCGCCTGATCGACCTGCCCGAACCCTATGTGGTATGGATGGCCGGCCAGGGGTTTCCAGCCGGCCTCCTTGGCCGCCGCCTGCGCGCTGTCTACGAAATCAAGGTCAACGGCCTCGAATTTCTCTTTGAGCCCCTGCGCTGA
- a CDS encoding peptidylprolyl isomerase, with amino-acid sequence MAKAKKGDRVSIDFIGKLNDGSIFDTTFDDGQCEEDHCESGPMELTLGDGEFFQEIEDALIGMSPGEKKVVKISAESAFGDYDDDKVFTVSRDEIPGDMVPEVGQELELTTEDDEIEIVTVLEVTDDSVTFDANHPLIGEDLTYEIELVEIL; translated from the coding sequence ATGGCTAAAGCAAAAAAAGGCGACCGCGTCAGCATCGATTTTATTGGCAAGCTCAACGATGGCTCTATTTTCGACACCACCTTCGATGACGGCCAGTGTGAAGAAGACCACTGCGAATCGGGCCCCATGGAGCTGACCCTGGGCGACGGCGAATTTTTCCAGGAAATCGAGGATGCCCTGATCGGCATGTCGCCGGGGGAGAAAAAAGTCGTCAAGATCTCGGCGGAGAGCGCCTTTGGCGACTATGACGACGACAAGGTCTTCACCGTCAGTCGGGACGAGATCCCCGGCGACATGGTTCCCGAAGTCGGGCAGGAGCTCGAACTGACCACGGAAGACGATGAAATTGAGATCGTCACCGTACTGGAAGTCACCGACGACTCCGTGACCTTCGACGCCAACCATCCCCTCATCGGTGAAGATTTGACCTACGAAATCGAACTGGTGGAAATACTCTGA
- a CDS encoding tetratricopeptide repeat protein yields MQDIFDDTEAVFEEDDLEMAQEALHRGDSRAALELAQEFLLENPLNVEALNLCAIAASKEEDEDNAYLLFRKALALEPHNGTIHHNFAALLERLGRFEEALEHIRFALKQQPDFPEIYVNMGNALDALGRSEEALAAYDEALTRLPQSPDAQYNKGYVLNRLGRFEEALRCFEQVLVDYPGDQATLNSLSYSLAHLPDQEEALAYCDSALRRNPRVAVFHFNRGLALGRLTRTDEALASLDRAIRLDSGFFEAFMEKASLLIEAGRYAEVLSTVSLAEKVEPDHPEPPFYRGIVLEKLGDLEGALSAIDESLRRDPDSIYTLNNKGNVLIDLGQLEEALACFDAILERTTRYPLAHYNRACVFARLGKVREAVKALSCASAQEMQFLEDALHDPDFDGIRHSRSFKRLYKDKKTD; encoded by the coding sequence ATGCAAGATATTTTTGACGATACAGAAGCCGTCTTTGAAGAAGACGATCTGGAGATGGCTCAAGAGGCCCTGCACCGGGGCGACAGTCGGGCTGCCCTTGAGCTGGCCCAGGAGTTTCTCCTCGAAAATCCTCTTAACGTCGAGGCCCTGAACCTGTGCGCCATCGCGGCCTCGAAGGAAGAGGATGAGGACAACGCCTATCTGCTCTTTCGCAAGGCCCTCGCCCTGGAACCCCATAACGGCACGATCCATCATAATTTTGCCGCCCTGCTCGAGCGTCTCGGCCGCTTCGAAGAAGCGCTCGAACATATTCGCTTCGCTCTGAAGCAACAGCCCGACTTTCCGGAAATCTACGTCAATATGGGCAATGCCCTCGACGCCCTCGGCCGTTCGGAGGAGGCACTGGCTGCCTACGATGAGGCTCTGACCCGCCTGCCCCAGTCGCCGGACGCGCAGTACAACAAAGGCTACGTGCTTAACCGGTTGGGACGTTTCGAGGAAGCACTTCGCTGCTTCGAACAGGTGCTGGTCGATTATCCGGGGGATCAGGCCACCCTGAACAGCCTGAGCTATTCCCTCGCGCATCTGCCCGACCAGGAGGAGGCGCTGGCCTACTGCGACAGCGCCCTGCGGCGAAATCCCCGTGTGGCCGTCTTCCATTTCAATCGCGGCCTCGCCCTGGGGAGGCTGACCCGCACCGACGAGGCTCTCGCCAGCCTGGATCGTGCCATCCGTCTCGATTCCGGTTTTTTCGAAGCTTTTATGGAGAAGGCCAGCCTTCTCATCGAAGCCGGGCGCTACGCTGAGGTTCTCTCTACCGTCAGCCTGGCGGAAAAGGTCGAACCGGATCATCCCGAACCACCCTTTTACCGGGGGATCGTACTGGAAAAGCTTGGAGATCTCGAGGGCGCCCTCTCGGCCATCGATGAGAGCCTGCGGCGGGATCCCGACTCCATCTATACCCTGAACAACAAGGGGAATGTGCTGATCGACCTCGGGCAGCTGGAGGAGGCGCTGGCCTGTTTCGATGCCATTCTCGAACGCACGACCCGCTATCCCCTGGCCCATTACAATCGTGCCTGCGTTTTTGCCCGACTCGGGAAAGTCCGGGAAGCGGTCAAGGCCTTGAGCTGTGCTTCCGCCCAGGAAATGCAATTTCTTGAGGATGCTCTTCATGACCCGGATTTTGATGGCATCCGCCATTCCCGATCCTTTAAGCGTCTTTATAAAGACAAAAAGACGGATTAA
- a CDS encoding heavy metal translocating P-type ATPase, giving the protein MTDSIVFPVHGMKCQKCMGRVREALSSLDGVTEVEVSLEERQVQITVEFGHLQREALVEAVRQAGFQVPEEGDEAVSPAEVPSRAATDSAARKNPGETERVTLKIAGMTCANCARTIEKGVGGMAGVQSAVVNFAAEKLRVDFWPEQTGVEAIRKKVEALGYRASLPSGETSPGKISFAVQGMHCAACSQTVEKKLSQLEGVRSARVNFAREKATVDFDPALIDRPGIFEAVRRAGYTPVAAQDQDDAEEGKKQLRWLIFSAVFTAPIMPLMWLHPFGEATLYVIFALATLVQFTAGLTFYQGATTSLRNGAANMDVLVAMGITAAYGYSVLAGFGWFGLSGEVFFETGAMLITFIRFGKWLEARAKGKAGQALKKLLHLQADRARILVDGEEKEVAADSIEVGDVFVVRPGEKIATDGVVVDGGAAVDESMLTGEAVPVDKGVDDEVTGATINRSGRLVVRATRVGEQTALAQIVRMVEDAQGDKAPIQRLADTVSNYFVPTVVVIALATFLLWRLALGMEFLFAFKMAISVLVIACPCALGLATPTAIMVGSSVGLSEGILFKRATVLENISKLQVVLFDKTGTLTRGEFTVIDVLPAEGIEDNELLRMAAAAEAESHHPLARAVVHAAKEQNLDWPQAAEVEERGGHGLLCTVDDLHVAVGNERLMEEEKVSLGGLAERAHELARSGKSIVFVAADQKALGLLALADTPKEGAAETIARLKDLGLRTIMITGDRLAVAEAVAAEVGIDAVEAEVLPEHKQQVVRRYQDEGYLVGMVGDGINDAPALAQADIGIAIGSGTDVAKETGELILVKGDIRDVERGIRLGRRTLSKIKQNLFWAFFYNVAGIPIAAGVLYPAFGLVLKPEFAGLAMAFSSVSVVTNSLLLWRYRQRLQE; this is encoded by the coding sequence ATGACCGATTCCATCGTTTTTCCCGTCCATGGCATGAAATGCCAGAAGTGTATGGGACGCGTCCGTGAGGCGCTGTCCTCCCTTGACGGTGTCACCGAAGTCGAGGTTTCCCTGGAGGAGCGCCAGGTGCAGATTACGGTGGAATTCGGTCACCTGCAGCGCGAGGCGCTGGTTGAGGCCGTCCGCCAGGCCGGATTCCAGGTGCCGGAAGAGGGAGACGAGGCGGTTTCGCCGGCAGAGGTACCTTCCCGGGCTGCGACGGATTCGGCCGCCAGGAAGAACCCCGGTGAGACCGAAAGAGTGACCTTGAAGATTGCCGGGATGACCTGCGCCAACTGTGCCCGGACTATCGAAAAAGGGGTGGGGGGCATGGCCGGCGTCCAGAGCGCTGTGGTCAATTTCGCCGCGGAGAAACTGCGGGTTGACTTTTGGCCGGAACAGACCGGCGTCGAGGCCATCCGGAAAAAGGTGGAGGCTCTCGGCTACCGCGCCTCCCTGCCGTCCGGAGAGACCTCGCCTGGTAAAATCTCTTTTGCGGTCCAGGGCATGCACTGTGCCGCCTGTTCGCAGACCGTCGAGAAAAAACTCTCGCAGCTCGAAGGCGTCCGCTCGGCCAGGGTCAATTTCGCCCGCGAGAAAGCGACGGTCGATTTCGATCCGGCCCTTATCGACCGGCCGGGTATTTTCGAGGCGGTACGCCGGGCTGGCTATACCCCTGTGGCCGCCCAGGATCAGGATGACGCGGAAGAGGGGAAGAAGCAGCTGCGCTGGCTGATTTTCTCTGCTGTCTTCACGGCTCCGATCATGCCGCTGATGTGGCTGCATCCCTTCGGGGAGGCCACCCTCTATGTGATTTTCGCCCTGGCCACCCTGGTGCAGTTCACGGCGGGGCTGACCTTTTACCAGGGAGCCACTACCTCGCTCAGAAACGGCGCCGCCAACATGGATGTACTGGTGGCCATGGGGATTACGGCGGCCTACGGCTATTCGGTGCTGGCTGGTTTCGGCTGGTTCGGCCTTTCCGGCGAGGTCTTTTTTGAAACCGGCGCCATGCTCATCACCTTCATTCGTTTCGGCAAATGGCTGGAGGCCCGCGCCAAGGGGAAGGCGGGGCAGGCGCTCAAGAAACTGCTCCACCTGCAGGCGGACCGGGCCCGCATCCTGGTGGATGGCGAGGAAAAAGAGGTGGCGGCCGACAGCATCGAGGTCGGTGATGTCTTCGTTGTGCGCCCTGGCGAAAAGATCGCTACCGACGGCGTGGTCGTCGACGGCGGCGCGGCCGTGGACGAGTCCATGCTCACCGGCGAGGCGGTCCCCGTGGACAAGGGCGTCGATGACGAGGTTACCGGCGCCACCATCAACCGGAGCGGTCGGCTGGTCGTACGTGCCACCCGCGTCGGCGAACAGACGGCGCTGGCCCAGATTGTACGCATGGTCGAAGACGCGCAGGGGGACAAGGCACCCATCCAGCGCCTGGCCGATACCGTCTCCAATTACTTTGTGCCCACCGTCGTGGTGATCGCCCTGGCAACCTTTCTGCTCTGGCGTTTGGCCTTGGGGATGGAGTTCCTCTTCGCTTTCAAGATGGCCATCAGCGTCCTTGTCATCGCCTGCCCCTGCGCTCTCGGTCTGGCCACTCCGACGGCCATCATGGTCGGCAGCTCCGTCGGCCTCTCCGAGGGAATCCTGTTCAAGCGGGCGACGGTACTCGAAAATATCTCCAAACTGCAGGTCGTGCTCTTCGACAAGACGGGGACTCTGACCCGCGGCGAATTTACGGTGATCGATGTCCTCCCTGCCGAAGGAATTGAGGATAACGAGCTGCTGCGAATGGCGGCGGCCGCCGAGGCGGAAAGCCACCATCCTCTAGCCCGGGCTGTCGTTCATGCCGCCAAAGAGCAGAACCTGGACTGGCCTCAGGCTGCCGAAGTGGAAGAGCGCGGCGGCCACGGGCTTCTCTGCACGGTAGACGACCTTCACGTGGCTGTCGGCAACGAACGCCTGATGGAGGAGGAGAAGGTCTCCCTCGGAGGTCTGGCCGAACGGGCTCACGAGCTGGCTCGCTCCGGCAAATCCATCGTGTTTGTCGCCGCTGACCAGAAAGCCCTCGGCCTGCTGGCTCTGGCGGATACGCCGAAGGAAGGCGCGGCAGAAACCATCGCCCGCCTGAAGGATCTTGGCCTGCGCACGATCATGATCACCGGGGACCGGCTGGCGGTGGCCGAGGCGGTCGCCGCGGAGGTGGGCATCGACGCCGTCGAGGCGGAGGTTCTGCCCGAACACAAGCAGCAGGTGGTTCGTCGTTATCAGGATGAAGGCTACCTCGTCGGCATGGTGGGCGATGGCATCAATGACGCGCCCGCCCTGGCCCAGGCCGATATCGGCATCGCCATCGGCAGCGGTACCGACGTGGCCAAGGAGACCGGCGAACTCATTCTGGTCAAGGGCGATATTCGCGATGTGGAGCGCGGCATTCGCCTGGGGCGAAGGACCCTGTCGAAGATCAAGCAGAATCTCTTCTGGGCCTTTTTTTACAACGTGGCGGGCATTCCTATCGCCGCCGGCGTGCTCTATCCGGCCTTCGGCCTGGTTCTCAAACCCGAATTCGCCGGCCTGGCCATGGCTTTTTCGAGCGTGTCGGTCGTCACCAACAGTCTCTTGCTCTGGCGCTACCGCCAGCGTCTGCAGGAATAG
- a CDS encoding TIGR00725 family protein — translation MTPIVGVIGAGTVSTAGYEAARRVGQLLAEAGLVLVCGGLGGVMEAACRGCQEKGGISLGILPGASRQDANPYVSFPVVTDMGHARNVIIAHTAQVLIAVEGEYGTLSEIAVALKLGRPVIALGHWQQVEGVLKASSPEQAVRLALDCLADHPSRQGE, via the coding sequence ATGACACCGATCGTAGGAGTTATCGGCGCCGGCACGGTGTCGACGGCAGGCTATGAGGCCGCCCGCCGGGTCGGACAATTGCTGGCCGAGGCCGGACTGGTTCTGGTCTGCGGCGGGCTCGGCGGCGTCATGGAGGCGGCCTGCCGTGGCTGCCAGGAAAAAGGTGGCATCTCCCTCGGGATCCTGCCGGGAGCCAGCCGCCAGGATGCCAACCCCTACGTGAGCTTCCCCGTCGTCACCGACATGGGGCACGCCCGCAACGTCATCATCGCGCATACCGCACAGGTTCTCATCGCTGTTGAAGGGGAATACGGCACGCTCTCTGAAATCGCCGTCGCCCTCAAGCTCGGTCGACCCGTCATCGCCCTCGGCCACTGGCAGCAGGTCGAAGGCGTTCTGAAGGCTTCCTCCCCGGAACAGGCCGTGCGTCTGGCTCTTGATTGCCTCGCGGACCATCCTTCACGACAAGGAGAATGA
- a CDS encoding bifunctional oligoribonuclease/PAP phosphatase NrnA translates to MPVDLNRSLEFSRQLVDWVRGKGRILIFCHDNPDPDSLATAYALQHLFLVKAGQEATIAFGGIIGRGENRTMVRLLEIDAVKVQDLDLDEFNVFCAVDTQPGTGNNSIPAGVRLDVVIDHHPLREATALVRLADVREDYGAAATLLFEYLKAQEITICTKLATILFYAIKSETQDLGREWAKADREAYLSLVPLVNNHILYEITHPQAPRGYFSSFNKAIESARTYGEVLVFNLYDIEVPDMVAEMADFLLRVDDVAVVMGMGRYNGMGVLSLRTLREDLNAGDLIQEVVQGIGTAGGHGMIAGGQIRPFPEKQAQQHELEITLTGRLLEALGLEKSPGLSLLTS, encoded by the coding sequence ATGCCCGTCGACTTAAATCGATCCCTCGAATTTTCCCGGCAACTGGTCGATTGGGTGCGCGGCAAAGGGCGCATTCTCATCTTTTGTCACGACAATCCCGACCCTGATTCCCTGGCTACTGCCTATGCGCTGCAGCATCTTTTTCTGGTCAAGGCCGGGCAGGAAGCGACCATCGCCTTTGGCGGCATCATCGGGCGGGGGGAAAACCGTACCATGGTACGCCTGCTGGAGATCGATGCCGTCAAGGTGCAGGATCTGGACCTTGATGAATTCAACGTTTTCTGCGCGGTCGATACCCAGCCGGGGACCGGCAACAATTCCATTCCGGCCGGAGTCCGCCTCGATGTGGTGATCGACCATCACCCGCTGCGCGAGGCCACCGCTCTGGTTCGCCTGGCTGATGTCCGGGAGGATTACGGGGCGGCGGCGACTCTGCTCTTTGAATATCTCAAGGCGCAGGAGATCACCATCTGCACCAAGCTGGCGACCATCCTTTTTTACGCTATCAAATCGGAGACCCAGGATCTGGGTCGGGAGTGGGCCAAGGCCGACCGTGAGGCCTACCTCAGCCTGGTTCCTCTGGTCAACAACCACATTCTGTATGAGATTACCCATCCGCAGGCGCCGCGGGGCTATTTCAGCAGCTTTAACAAGGCCATCGAGAGCGCCCGCACTTACGGGGAAGTTCTTGTTTTCAATCTGTATGATATTGAAGTCCCTGACATGGTCGCTGAAATGGCGGACTTTCTGCTGCGTGTGGACGATGTGGCCGTCGTTATGGGGATGGGCCGTTACAACGGTATGGGTGTTCTCTCCCTGCGCACGCTACGCGAAGACCTCAATGCCGGCGATCTCATCCAGGAGGTGGTACAGGGCATCGGCACGGCCGGCGGACACGGCATGATTGCGGGGGGACAGATCCGGCCTTTTCCTGAAAAGCAGGCCCAGCAGCATGAATTGGAAATCACTCTGACAGGGCGTCTGCTCGAAGCCCTCGGGCTGGAAAAAAGCCCGGGTTTGAGCCTGCTTACCAGCTGA
- a CDS encoding N-acetylmuramoyl-L-alanine amidase, translated as MVRFLFIALFWLLACLPAVASVEISLGGSSPVTIEEVYRRDGTSFLPVDEVLRAVGLSGRWISVEHIYTFKTPRGTATISPGSQFIRVDGDFIPLSHRPRFIDGKLRVPENFVTGNLRTLLGQTVYYRNLQPVVDEDPEGEEGTLDRLFAFLLNKKKTAAAPGIRGVAIDPGHGGEDPGVIGLDGVKEKDVTLSAARRFEKLIKMRLGIPVYLSRDGDYALSWQQRFEPALRSDVDAFITLHAQGAFSPGPQGLTLFIRPQNGIDENKGEGERPDLSLKLARELKVSLEKQGLPVLDIVQAPLLPLGRGDLPSVLVEMGYLTNRENKKQLVEDAGLDRMAEALYGGFKVFADKQKENMN; from the coding sequence ATGGTTCGTTTTCTTTTTATTGCACTCTTCTGGCTGTTGGCCTGTCTGCCGGCGGTCGCGTCCGTCGAAATATCCCTGGGGGGAAGCAGCCCCGTCACCATAGAGGAAGTCTACCGCCGGGATGGGACCTCTTTTCTCCCGGTGGACGAGGTGCTGCGTGCCGTCGGCCTTTCCGGGCGCTGGATTTCCGTCGAGCATATCTACACCTTCAAGACCCCCCGCGGCACGGCCACCATCTCCCCCGGCAGCCAGTTCATCCGCGTCGATGGCGATTTCATTCCTCTGAGCCACCGTCCCCGCTTCATCGACGGCAAACTGCGCGTCCCGGAAAATTTCGTGACCGGCAATCTCCGCACTCTGCTCGGCCAGACGGTCTACTATCGCAACCTGCAGCCGGTTGTCGACGAGGATCCCGAGGGAGAAGAAGGTACCCTCGACCGCCTCTTTGCCTTCTTGCTGAATAAAAAGAAAACGGCCGCTGCTCCCGGTATTCGCGGGGTGGCGATTGATCCGGGGCATGGCGGCGAAGATCCCGGCGTCATCGGATTGGATGGCGTCAAGGAAAAGGATGTGACCTTAAGTGCCGCCCGCCGCTTTGAGAAACTGATCAAAATGCGCCTGGGAATCCCCGTTTATCTCAGTCGTGACGGTGATTATGCCCTCAGCTGGCAACAACGTTTCGAACCGGCCCTGCGCAGTGACGTGGACGCCTTCATCACCCTGCACGCCCAGGGCGCTTTTTCCCCGGGACCCCAGGGCTTGACGCTTTTCATCCGCCCTCAGAACGGCATCGACGAGAACAAGGGCGAAGGGGAGCGACCCGACCTCAGCCTGAAGCTGGCCCGGGAACTCAAGGTTTCCCTGGAAAAACAGGGTCTGCCGGTCCTGGATATCGTGCAGGCGCCCTTGCTGCCTCTCGGTCGGGGCGATCTACCGAGTGTGCTGGTGGAGATGGGGTATCTGACTAACAGAGAAAATAAAAAGCAGCTGGTAGAAGATGCCGGACTCGACCGTATGGCCGAGGCCCTCTACGGCGGCTTCAAGGTCTTTGCCGATAAACAAAAGGAGAACATGAATTGA
- the rph gene encoding ribonuclease PH translates to MNHHPTQRKDGRAVEALRDVSFDLHFTRYAEGSVLVSFGNTRVLCNATVEEKVPPFMKGEGRGWVTAEYAMLPRATHSRSPRESTRGKVGGRTHEIQRLIGRSLRAVMDMEALGERTIQMDCDVIQADGGTRTASITGAYVAMALAVNTLLEKGLIDRSPIKESVAAVSVGIVDGQPVLDLNYDEDFQASVDMNYVITESGRFVEVQGTAEEEPFTLQELDALRDLALVGCRKLGELQKKALEG, encoded by the coding sequence TTGAACCACCATCCGACTCAACGTAAAGACGGACGCGCCGTTGAAGCCCTGCGTGACGTGTCCTTTGACCTGCATTTTACCCGTTATGCCGAAGGCTCTGTGCTGGTTTCTTTTGGCAATACCCGCGTTTTATGCAACGCCACCGTGGAAGAGAAGGTGCCCCCCTTCATGAAGGGGGAGGGCCGCGGTTGGGTCACCGCCGAATATGCCATGCTGCCGCGCGCGACCCATAGCCGCTCTCCGCGGGAATCCACCCGGGGGAAGGTCGGCGGCCGTACGCATGAAATCCAGCGCCTGATCGGACGTTCCCTGCGGGCCGTCATGGATATGGAAGCTCTGGGCGAACGGACCATTCAGATGGACTGTGACGTCATTCAGGCGGATGGGGGGACGCGCACTGCCTCGATTACCGGCGCCTATGTCGCCATGGCGCTGGCCGTCAACACGCTGCTCGAAAAAGGGCTTATTGACCGATCTCCCATCAAGGAAAGCGTTGCCGCCGTCAGCGTCGGCATCGTCGACGGCCAACCCGTGCTCGATCTGAATTATGACGAGGATTTTCAGGCGTCCGTCGACATGAACTATGTCATTACTGAGTCCGGTCGTTTCGTCGAGGTGCAGGGGACGGCAGAAGAGGAGCCTTTTACCCTGCAGGAACTGGACGCTCTCCGGGACCTGGCCCTGGTCGGCTGCCGCAAACTGGGTGAACTGCAGAAAAAGGCGCTGGAGGGCTAA
- a CDS encoding XTP/dITP diphosphatase, producing MDLVVATRNQGKLKEIRRLLMDTGVEVRGLDEFPGVPEVEEDGDSFEANARKKAETVAAAVGLWTLADDSGLTVDALGGRPGVHSARYAGPEATDADNNAKLIQELAEVSRVQRKGAFNCCMALSRPGEPTRVFHGRIEGLLLDEPRGEGGFGYDPLFLVREYGKTMAELAIEVKNRISHRGQALRQALGWIKDNLLG from the coding sequence ATGGATCTGGTGGTCGCGACGCGCAATCAGGGTAAACTCAAGGAAATCCGCCGGCTGCTGATGGATACCGGCGTTGAGGTCCGGGGACTGGACGAATTTCCCGGAGTCCCCGAAGTCGAGGAAGATGGTGACAGCTTTGAGGCCAACGCCCGCAAGAAGGCGGAAACGGTGGCGGCGGCGGTCGGGCTGTGGACCCTCGCCGACGATTCCGGGCTGACGGTGGACGCTCTCGGCGGCCGGCCCGGGGTGCATTCCGCCCGTTATGCCGGACCGGAGGCCACCGATGCCGACAACAATGCCAAACTCATTCAGGAATTGGCGGAGGTTTCACGGGTTCAACGCAAAGGAGCCTTCAACTGCTGTATGGCCCTGAGTCGGCCGGGGGAACCGACCCGCGTCTTTCACGGCCGGATTGAGGGTCTTCTTCTCGACGAACCGCGGGGGGAAGGGGGGTTCGGCTATGATCCGCTCTTTCTGGTGCGGGAATACGGCAAGACCATGGCCGAACTGGCGATAGAGGTTAAAAACCGTATCAGTCATCGCGGCCAGGCCTTGCGCCAGGCGCTGGGCTGGATCAAGGACAATCTGCTGGGATAG